The following DNA comes from Salvelinus namaycush isolate Seneca chromosome 39, SaNama_1.0, whole genome shotgun sequence.
TGTCTCAATTGTCCAGAGGGACTTCTTCTACTCATTTCCTTTCATCATCTAAAATGATATAAGAAATTGCATGATCCAATGTTGTCGTTTTTTTTCCTACAACAGGCTTGCCGTGTGTAACATGGATTGGGACCGGATGAAAGCCAAGGACCTGCTGGCTCTGTTTAACTCCTTCAAGCCTAAAGGAGGGGTTGTGCTCTCTGTGAAGGTAAGGCTCCATTCATTTGTCTATTGGCTGTCACTAAATTATGATAGATGTGACACTGCTTCACCAGACCAAGTCACAAATGTTGTgtatgtttacatttacattttacattttagtcatttagcagacgctcttatccagagcgacttacagtagagtgcatacattttattacatttacatactgagacatggatatccctaccggccaaaccctccctaacccggacgacgctatgccaattgtgcacaGTGTTTAACACTGTGTGTTTGTTTAGATCTACCCCTCAGAGTTTGGGAAGGAGTGGGTTCAGCAGGAACAGACCCAGAGTCCCCTGGAGCTGATGGCCCTGCCGGAGGATCCGGACAAagacacagaggaggagaagtaTGATCTAGCTACCCCATTAACACTTCCCTATCCTCCCTGTATTGTTCAACCAAAAATGAACCAGAGAAttggtatttgtgtgtgtgtgtgtgtgtgtgtgtgtgtgtgtgtgtgtgtgtgtgtgtgtgtgtgtgtgtgtgtgtgtgtgtgtgtgtgtgtgtgtgtgtgtgtgtgtgtgtgtgtgtgtgtgtgtgtgtgtgtgtgtgtgtgtgtgtgtattgtaggaTTTACAGAGAGAAGATGCGGGACTACCAGTTCAAGAGGCTGAAGTACTACTATGCGGTGGTGGAGTGCGAATCGCTCGACACAGCCGCTAAAATCCACCAGGAGTGTGACAGTTTTGAGTACGAGAGCAGCTGCTCCATCCTGGACCTCCGGTGAGGAAATAGACAGACACTCATTTATACTGAAGTGTACACTGGTGTAATAGAATGTATAACTTGATAACGTAAAGCATGGTAATGGAGCTGTCCTCAAAAGAGAGGTGGATGTACACAACATCTTATCACTACATAGAATAAAATAATAGCATACATAGTGATGAATCTCATCCTTGCTTAatatattaccagtatatcatcgtACATCAAGGTATTGCACATGCTAACTACTTATTAGCATGATACCATTATCTGTGCTGCTGGTTCATTCTAAACATTAGGATGACGCTATACTCCCATGCTAACTGTTGTGGTGGTCCCTCCCTTCCGTGGGAACAGGTTTATCCCTGATGATGTGACGTTTGACGAGGAGCCAAAGGACTTGGCCACAGACGTGTACCTGTCTGCCTACACCCCCAAGCTCTTCACCTCCACAGCAGCAGCCACGTCAAAGGTTAGGCACACTCCGTCTAATAAACTCTTATGGTCATAGCATTAATTCCTCCATGTTCGGTCCCAGGTTTACCACCTGTCAGGtgcatggattatcttggcaaaatagaaatgctcactaacaaggatgtaaacaaatttgtgccaaaAATGTTagtgaaataagctttttgtgcgtatggaacatttctgggaccttttttttcagctcgtgaaacatgtgaccaacactttacatgttgcgttttatatttttgttcagaataaATAAGTATGAATTGTTCAGATTGAAATTAGtagattattattttttgggCTGAATTTTGGGATCTCGTACATTTCCCCCTAGTCCTATCATCTTCTTTACTTGAGAAAGGACTGTAGTTAATTTCAGGTTGTTTACATTTCTGACTTATTGTGTGTTTTCCACCCCAGGTGGAGTTGACCTGGGACGAGACGGACCACGAGCGTGTCACTGCCATGAACAGGAAGTTCAACAAGGACGAGCAGCTGCAGATGGATTTTAACGCCTACCTGGCCTCCTCCAGCGAAGATGATGAGGATGGAGTGGAGATGGAGAAGGAAGAGGAGCTTCCAGAGGGTAAGAAGAAAACAACACTTGAAGTGATTTTGATTTGCTTTTATAGAATACCTTTCTACCTGTATACCTGAAGAACAAAACCTCACTTTAAGGTTATTGTTCTTTGTGCTGGTAGATTATTGCATATGTGTGTTGCATTGACTTTTATTTCCCCTTTGGTCACCTAGTTAAACAGCCAGAAGAGGCCAGCAAGGAGGTGGAGAAGAAGGCCAGGAAAGGGAAGCAGAGCAGCGGCAAGCAGATAGAGAGATGCTGAAGAGCATCCAGGAGAAAGacaagaagaaggaggaggacaaGGACATGGAGATGGAGATCACATGGGTGCCAGGTAGGGCCAAAAAATGTTTTTCCCTGTGTCAGATTGACTTTTTTATTGTCAGTAGTGCAACTTTTCATTATGTCAGTGCGACTTTCCCCATATGTCAGAACAACTTTTTCCTTTTGTCGGATAGTCTGACTTTGACTCTTGTCAGTACAAATTGCATTTATTTGGCACAACCAACCACTAAGCAGCCTCATAATTACACCATCTTCCTCACCTCAGGACTGAAGGAGACAACTGAACAGTTGGTGAAGGAGAAGCTAGAAGGAAAGGACAAGCTGACACCCTGGGAAGAGTTCATTGAGAAGAAGACCAAAGGAAAGCAGGTGAGATCACTAGATTAAAGATTGTTGTTAAATGTCTCACACACACTGTACTGGAGAGCGACAGACTTTTCTTTCCTTCAGGAATCAGATGATTCGGACCTCAGTGACGATGCGCTTCCTCCAGACGTTGACTTTGATGACCCATTCTTTGCTGAAGAGCTTGGTTCTACAGGTGAGTTGTGTCATGAATCCTACTCAATCAGTTGCCACATTTACTCAAGTGCACCGGTAAAACGTATCACAATATGCTTTTATGACCATGCCTTGTTTTTTTTCCTAATCTCCCAGATCTGAAAAAGAAAGCaaagagcaagaaaaacaaaaaggtggaggagaggacacCTGAATAGAAGGAGGAGTTGGAGAAACAAAAGGTAGGTGTCTGACGTGTTGCTGAAAGCATTCTTATTCACTAATGCAATGGACGTAATACTGTTACTGGTATTCAGAAGTCTGCACATTCTATTTTGTGAACAGATGTCTTGACACGGTTTGTGAGTAAGCTAATCAAAAGTAACCCATTTTATTTCTCCATTAACCCACAGGCTGAGATGGCCCTGCTCATggacgacgaggacgacgacaAGCACAAACACTTCAACTACGACAAGATCGTAGACGAGCAGAACCTGAGcaaaaagaagaggaagaagcttCTGAAGAAGGACAACACGGGTCTGGAGGAGGACGACTTCCAGGTCGAAGCAACCTTTTGGTTTCTTTTCATGGCAAAGAAATAGcttgtattttgacttgtttccTACCATCGtttcccattgacatcaatgaaTGATTTCGTAAAAGTCTCAAATCAGAAGCTTCATGAATACACTCATTGATATGGGATTTAGGTTAAATTACCTGGAATAAGGTGGAATTGGTACATATACAACTTTGCCAAAGTTCATTAACTTTAAGGACCATTTTTCTGTGGCACAATTTGTTTCACGGTCAAGGCTTTTTTGTAGACTTCAATGAAATCTCAACACCCCCTCCATCCCTTCTCTCTGACAGGTGGACGTGAAGGACCCTCATTTCCAGGCAATGTTTACCTCCCACCTCTACAACCTGGACCCGTCCGACCCGGGCTACAAGAAGACCAAGGCCACCCAGAGCATCCAGGTCGAGAAGCAGCGCCTCAGGGAGGAGCGCCAGCGCGACCAGGAGCTCAGGAGCTCACAGGCGTCGCCCACACAGGTAGTGGGAGCAAAGAAACAGGAAACAGATGCCAGTGGCCAGGCGGTGGCTGAACCCACCAAGAAAATGGACCCCGGACTGTCCATGCTTATCAAGTCTATTAAGAACAAAACAGAGCAGTTTCAAGCACGAAAGAAACAGAAGACAATGTAGGCCTTTCTAACTGGACTATTGGGGACTACGTTTCTGGGTGAAAAGCTATGGACTCTTAACCAGTAGCTATGTGCAGCAGCCTTACGCTACACTATCTCTTTGTGATGAAGagactgttggtgtgtgtgtgtgagatgccTGAGACAAGCCTTACCCACTTTTATTTTGAACTATCACTCTACAAGAGGCCTAATCAGGAACACAAAGTTGAAGATAGTTTGAATGtataaaatgctaattaacatTGAGACACTTGTATAAAACATGTTCTGGGGGACTGCCAACAGTAAATGGTGGTTTCATGGATCTCTGAATAGTATTTATTTGCTCTAAATTATACAAACATGCTCTATAGCCCCAGTCTGAGCCCTTTAAAATACTTATATATTAAAAGAAGACTTCACACAATTTTACAGAACTGGTTCATTTTATTTTTGATATGCAACAACAGTACACATTCATAGGTCCATTGACACTGTCAAACTCACAGCACGGCGACACTTCATACTGCTTTTCAGAGAAAACAAGGTCAAAAATAAAGTGTATACAAGGAAGCAAGATACAAAAAGGCTGTCCCATTTGAAAAGAGGACCAATAGTAGTGCAAACAATAGTTAGCTATATACATACAAGGGCCTAACACAGACAGCAACATACTCAAGTATCTTAAACCTCAGCTCAGGTTTACATTTCCGTTTGATGTCTATTCTCAGTTTATTAATCGCACAGAAAACCCAAGGGGAAACTTAGAGGTAACAATATTAACAATAGAAAATCTTAGAAATTGCACCATCAAAAATGTTTAAACTATTTATCAAGTTACAAAAATATTTGATTATACCCTAAGTATCCTCTACAGTAACGTCGATTTTTGCACAGGTTGAAATACCTTATATTGAAGTTGTAGTGTTTTCCTTAAAATTATAGGAATGATTGAAGTAAAAACAAAAAAAGCTACCTACAACACTAATAATCTTGTTAAATGAGAACTGTGCGTCATAAACAGTAAAACAAATGAGTAAACAGTTAAATGTGAACAAATGCCTACCCTTCAtttaaaataagattttttttggTCATTTCAACCCAGTCCTACACTAGGTCCGGCATACTCATAAGGCAATTGAATATTGAACTAAATAACCCTCACAATAAATTGGATGTTTGTTTTTTCCAAACCAGGTACACTTTTAAAGCCCTAGTTAAGAGATTATGCTTTCTGAACATCCGGAGGGGTGCATTTACTGTGACCGTAAAGAAGGAGTGTTACGTTTCCCTCACGTTTGACACCTCAAGCGTAAAAGATGAGCTCAGGGATTTGCCCCCCCTGCACACCTGTACCGTTGGTGCTGTCTGAAGAGCACTGGAACTGGAAGGTGACCTTGCCACACTGCACCTCAGTCATGCCCTCCTGGCCAAAGTAGCTGAGCTCGTTGCCGTCCAGCACTACGCTGGCCGTGTAGAATGTGTCGGGCTCGATCTGCACAGGGTATTCAAACCACACTGGGAATGTGCTGCTGGAGCCATCCGAAAAGTACTTGATGAGGCTCTGGCCCAGCGGCACGCCCTGCCTCTTGAGTTCAATCTTGGCGCTGTACTCTGCTGAGCCACAGCTGGAGCCGTACAGGCCGAAGCCGGCGATGAACACTCGCTTGTCCACGGCGAACTGGATGCTGTCGCAACGGCCCCGGTAGCGCCACTGGTTGCTCCGGTAGGCGCACGACTGGAAGCGGTGGCAACGCTGTGGCGCCAGGCCCTTGCGCGACTTGCTGGCGAACAGCAGCTCAGGCTTCTTGGCGGCCGTGTACCACAGGAAGATGTCATTGGTCTCGTTGAGCGTCAGCACACCCGACTGTGCCGCACCGTTGGCGAAGTCATCCAACGTCATGGTGGGGATGCGGATCAGGTAGATGGCCTTGCCCAGCGCCAGCCTTTTGTTCTCAATGGTGGGCGTCAGGTCCTGGCGCTGGCATTCGGCCTCGGCCCAGCTCAATGCCGCCTCGAACACCACCATCTCCTTGGCGTTGAGCGTCTCGCGGCGCAGGATACTCTCCAGAGTCACCGAGTCGATGTCTGTGAAGCCCTCGGAGCGCAGCGCCAGCTCGGCTTGGGCGTCGATCACCTCCCAGCAGCGCTGCATTAGGTCGGGTTCCTCAAACAGGCAGCTCTGGGATAGCAGCACACAAGCGTTCTTGGCGCTCAGGCTCGTCTCCAGGAAGTTGACGCAGGCCCGAGCCAGGTGGGGCACAATGTACTTCTTGGCGGCGTAGAGCGTAGCCAGGACCGTGTCGGCACACAGGTCGATCTCATCGCAGTAGATGTACCTGCCAGACCAGAGTGGGGAGAGTCAGATGAGGGCTTGACAAGTTCACTTCAACTTCTCATTTATGGGAAGGCTAACTTTATAAGTTCACATGCCCTTGCATTGTCTGCTGCCTATTCAAAGGAAGACATTCTAACCTGAATACGACATTCTGAAATGTACAATGAACACTGGGACTGCATCTAATGAGATGTCAGGAGGCGCCGGCCACTTACTTCAGCATGGCTAGGAACGAGGGAGGCTCCACATCAGGGATACGGATCTCTTCCTTGTCCTCTGCCAGTTCACCATAAAACATGGCGTGGAACACAGAACTCCCCACAGCCAGCACATACTGAGGGACAACATGGAAGATAGGGAGTCACATGAGAAAAAGAAGAGGAGCAAAGAAAAGGGAGCAAGTTATGGTGGGAGGATGGATAAGGGACAGAAGGTGGAGAGAATATACATGTACACATTAATTATGTAAGAAATGTAGAGATTTGCAAAAGGATTTAGCATAAAGAGGCTGGTGTGGAGAAATATCAGCCAATTGCATTTTATttgacattttggtcatttagcagacgcaaCAGATAAATCTGTCTGAACATGTTGTGTTTGGTCTTGCTCAGTTAGTTACTCACATACGTTGGACAGGTTTAAAGATGACTGATTACCTTGTGCCCAGGTACTTGCTGAGTCCCTCCTGGGGGGCCAACGACAAAGTGAACATCTGCCATCAACTCATTGTTGAACATGACTGAATTCCTGTGAACGCATGAGTCATATGATTAGCAAACAGTGTCAATGGCATCACATTCAGACTTCAGTATCTGCATGTATGAGCTGGTAGACCCAGGAAATTGGTTTTCTTTGGCCATTTTAAATCTATTCAATGTACACATCGTCTCTCCTCAAAAGGCATTAGATTCCCAGTTTAACTACTGCTTACTAGGGTCACCTACCTCTCTCGGATGGTAGGATAGAGCCCTTGCCAGTTGCAGCTGTGAATGGTGTTGTTGTTATTCCGGTTCTGCTCCTGGTATTGCTGCACAGCTGTGTTGGTTGAGGATGCTGGGCCCAGCTTCTTGGTGGGAAAGAGCTCTGCAGCCATCTTCACCCCAATATTTATTGTTAGGGTGATCTCATGGCAGGATGAGGCTGCGATTGTTGGGGCAATCTTTTAAATTGCCTTTATGTGACGATCGTGGCCGAAACTGGAAAGGACAAAAAAAGCTAGCCACTGCAACAACgttctaacgttagctagcgttAAATAGTTCGCAAGCTACGCAAGGTAGTCTTACAATACATGCAAAAATACACACGACAAACATCTAGCTATATTCTAGAATTGAAGTTGCTTAAATCTTCGCTTAATTTTAGACgtattagctagatagctacctGTAGCTAGTTTGCTAACGCTAGCTAACTGTGCTGGACTGCGGTCAAAACCAACCAGATGTGATACAGGAAGTGGCTAATGAACGCTTGTTTGTTGAATTTGGCAAAACCGGGAAAGGTAGCTAGCTATCCTCTTAACTGTCGCATTTGACGTCTAGTACCTATCACCAATCGTAACGTGGGCGCCCGACGATTGTATGAGACGTTTCCACAtccaagtagctagctagcttgctacaaCAGGCTACACACAACTCGAGTGTACACAATACACATCTGCCAGGCACTACTGTTTAGGTGTAATACAAGTTTATACCACCACACTACGGGTGAAGGAGGGCTGTACtcctgtttttttctttgtagaATGCTGAACATGAATCCTTTCAAAACTATTGTTAATTTTTGTGACATTGATAAAGAAGAACAATATTCAAGCTGATTGTCACTGAAATATATTGGTGTAGGTATTTAAGTTATTTCAAAAATAAATGTGACAGTGTATGTGAGTGTTTCTACTGCCTCTGCCCAGTGTTGTAGTACTCAGTCTTGAGACCACATATTGACTGGCTCGGTGTCGGATACATTTGGTCTCGGACAGTGAGGCTTCATAATTTCGCCAGGCCCAATATATATACTCCTTTCTTGAAACATGAATATCTTAAACCCCTTtatatctattatagacatgtttgcgcagtggcgaacctataggcaggccttcagtgtgtgacaggttcgaGATTCTTAAAGCAACCGTAATACCAGCGCACCCATCTATTGGAGGGTATACGCAGGtatatatttatttgttatttaactaggcaagtcagttaagaacacgttcttatttacaatgacggcctaccccggccaaaccctaaaaCGGAcgtcgctgggccaattgtgcgccgcccaatcacggccggttgtgatacagcctggaatcgaaccagggtctgcagtgacgcctctagcacagatgcagtgccttagaccgctgcgccactcgggagccctgaaGCCTTATACCCATATTTTTTTTCAGTGGTCATTGTTTAtactgtaagaaattgtaatggatactggtaacttgttttaaccacttctcaacacaagctatacttggcacaacatgcacccatccccaCTATACCCCCACACTTTGTACCCTTATAAATAACCAtagacccacacacacatcccctcccccatgaataggcccctgtgaaaacaaacgcacatggatggatgcttttggatgagactaagacaaagaactgtgtgaagagccaatggaacgtcgacatcaggcccggacaggactacccacgacccagatcgaccaatagtaaggccagactacaagatcaacctactttgcttgttgcctatataatctgtacGAAATGTTTAGAGCGGTCTCTcttccgacgattccatacgagtcAGACAGAAGGAGCCGTGCTGCACGATTTGCCAGATATCTTCACACTGAATAAACTGTCTTACTAAATACTGTTCCACCCTGTCCAGCCTATTGACTTGGTCTCATTTCTCTAATAACGAATCATCAACAATACTCACTTCTTAGTCCCTACTGATGCGTATCAAAGTAGCGTGGTGGAGGTATACGATTGATCAATTACGTAGTACAATTGtgaaatcatgcacaaagtagcctacacaatcgcAAAGCACGTGAAATATATTCACACAGTCTAGTCCAACGGAATATAATCTGAGCAGCTCTCGACTGGTTTTAACATCGGTAGGGTAAGAAAGACGTTTCAATTCATGttatctaccagtaaatgctaactaaggcaacaatggctatgcaaaccaggtattgaaaaagttTAGTCCGAAATGTTGGTTAGTAGTCTATTTGTGATGCGCAATTGTCATCAGGGGCGGagacatggatgggcctgggtggAGAGGCCCACCCACAGGGAAACCAAGCCCTGACAGGCCCATCAAATCAcattgatgtggtttaagcatatTTTTTTTTCTATAAACATctattacttcccattgcaaaaaaaacatttaacagTTAGCACACAAAGTAACCGGTGACCTAAAGTTTAAAGTGGTACTTcagcgttttaactactttgcagatatgaaacaaacagacaatcataatatcagtcaaaaatatcaaattcccagtttatgctacaaaatcaactttataagaggttttaaaaattgAGTTAAATAGAACCTGTGTTCCATAACATACACTAagccaatacatttcttggtagtccaaaaatTATTGCTATCCGTTTGTAAATCACGGCTGGCCTGGTACATGGTTTGCTGCATCctggatgcactgtttcagtttcaatgactcaatattctgAACAAAAACGGACAAATGTAACTAAGgttgggaatgtcaatacaatcaaactagcaagggcaatgatcacaagtctgTCATAACGTGACTAATAGGCTGgagtatctagctagctagctgctaggaggatgccatgccattggaggagtgactgactttttcccctcatatCGTTTTTCCGGTGGCTATTCACAGCTAGAggtgcaggtgtcatttggttaggtAGCAAGAACTTGAATGACAGCTATACAATTAGCGTATATCTTGCGTTTgaaaattcactctggctatctactccaatttaGCACAGAAcgactgatgaatttacaaatgcGCAACACCTGCTGAATATGACAGGGTCAGTAAACATAGGCAAAAAAAGCAATAGTTAGTCAAgcacgctctagataacatgaaaacagcctaaccagctctgctacgtTGAGTAAAagggtcagagtgaggtgttctctcatttgtgtctggaagtagctagctaggaGACTAGCCAGCTATAGCCAGTGAGCTTGGGTGCTttgttgggacaagcatgcattggcaggcaagctgcagaaggatgaGGAGGCTACAGTTCTCCAtcatttatcagtgcaattttgatggTCAACTAGCTCAAAAAGTTTGAGAatgtttatctaatgttcctttgttagattttagctcatcttgctctggcttGCATTATTTGTTTATCTTGTTGTGCattactgagggagagagagcctaccttgtcttggttgtttgatcaa
Coding sequences within:
- the LOC120032388 gene encoding BTB/POZ domain-containing protein 3 yields the protein MAAELFPTKKLGPASSTNTAVQQYQEQNRNNNNTIHSCNWQGLYPTIRERNSVMFNNELMADVHFVVGPPGGTQQVPGHKYVLAVGSSVFHAMFYGELAEDKEEIRIPDVEPPSFLAMLKYIYCDEIDLCADTVLATLYAAKKYIVPHLARACVNFLETSLSAKNACVLLSQSCLFEEPDLMQRCWEVIDAQAELALRSEGFTDIDSVTLESILRRETLNAKEMVVFEAALSWAEAECQRQDLTPTIENKRLALGKAIYLIRIPTMTLDDFANGAAQSGVLTLNETNDIFLWYTAAKKPELLFASKSRKGLAPQRCHRFQSCAYRSNQWRYRGRCDSIQFAVDKRVFIAGFGLYGSSCGSAEYSAKIELKRQGVPLGQSLIKYFSDGSSSTFPVWFEYPVQIEPDTFYTASVVLDGNELSYFGQEGMTEVQCGKVTFQFQCSSDSTNGTGVQGGQIPELIFYA